A stretch of the Aphis gossypii isolate Hap1 chromosome 2, ASM2018417v2, whole genome shotgun sequence genome encodes the following:
- the LOC114119267 gene encoding glutamate-gated chloride channel-like isoform X2, whose amino-acid sequence MNFSKILYISILYVSILKYSESLPSKEVPFKFENGKSDKHILDHLLNTDIYDKRLLPPSYGPSIVNVSVVLFTLSSPDESSLKYDIEFLLQQEWYDSRLQFPNQTAFSVLNGIHHQGDIWLPDTNFHMHGDFKPTQRPIRFTLNVYGDGRVEYTTRRHLMLCCEGSMNIFPFDQPLCTFSMESISYEKSDLKYVWKDDNSVLVKSPNLKTSNAYLERNRTYECASTGSWRGNYSCLQVEMIFSRDRTFYFATIFIPGLILVTSSFITFFLEWDAVPARTIIGVTTMLNYFTTSNSFRRTLPDVANLTAMNVWDGVCMCFVFASFVEFVIVNCTGRRKVKSNISSNAGNGTISKVYFTHSTLHEKCQLIKSTCKAIGMISSMNFYYMQG is encoded by the exons ATGAACTTCTCCAAAATActgtatatatctatactatacgtatcaatattgaaatattcagAATCGCTGCCGTCAAAAGAAGTACCATTTAA atTCGAAAATGGAAAATCGGACAAACATATACTTGATCATCTATTGAATACTGATATTTATGACAAGCGATTATTGCCACCATCTTAtg gtCCTTCAATTGTCAATGTCAGTGTAGTGCTATTTACATTATCATCCCCCGATGAATCAAGCTtg AAATATGACATCGAGTTTCTGCTGCAACAAGAATGGTATGACTCAAGGCTGCAGTTTCCCAATCAGACAGCTTTCAGCGTTCTGAACGGCATTCATCACCAGGGTGACATTTGGCTGCCGGATACGAACTTTCACATGCACGGTGACTTTAAGCCAACCCAGAGGCCCATACGGTTCACTCTGAATGTGTATGGCGACGGCAGGGTAGAGTACACGACTAG gcgTCATCTGATGTTATGTTGTGAAGGCTCGATGAATATATTTCCATTCGATCAGccattatgtacattttctaTGGAAAGCA TATCATATGAAAAGTCTGATTTAAAGTATGTTTGGAAAGACGATAATTCAGTCTTAGTAAAGTCTCCTAATTTGAAAACTTCAAATGCTTACTTGGAGCGAAATCGAACTTATGAATGTGCTTCTACTGGCAGTTGGagag gtAATTACAGTTGTCTACAAGTAGAAATGATATTTAGTAGAGatagaacattttatttcgCTACTATTTTCATACCAGGCTTAATTTTAGTTACCTCATCATTTATCACATTTTTCCTAGAATGGGATGCAGTACCAGCAAGAacaattattg gcGTTACGACtatgttgaattattttacgaCTTCCAACAGTTTCCGTCGGACTCTGCCCGATGTAGCTAATTTGACTGCTATGAATGTTTGGGATGGAGTCTGTATGTGTTTTGTGTTTGCTAGTTTCGTAGAATTCGTAATAGTAAATTGTACAGGAagaagaaaagtaaaatcaaacatttcaaGTAACGCAGGGAATGGCACTATTTCAAAG gtatattttacacattcaaCACTACACGAAAAatgtcaattaataaaatctaccTGTAAGGCTATAGGAATGATAAGTAGTATGAACTTTTATTACATGCAAGGTTGA